ACAGCTCGTCCATTTCGTCCTCTTCGGATACCAGCTCGTGGTCATCGTGGCCGCGCTGATCACCTGGGTGAATCCCGATCCCTACAATCCCATCGTCCGGACTCTGCGGACTCTCACCGAACCGGTGTTCTACCGGGTGCGGCGCTGGCTTCCGTTCGTGAACATGGGCGGCATCGACCCTCTCCCGTGGTCGTCATTCTCGCCCTGGGCTTCCTGGACTTCGTGATTCCCGCCAACATCGCGCGACTGGCCATGTATTTCTAGGCGCTGCCAAAGGGGCATCATGAATCTGTCCAAGATCGACCTGCTCAACAAGAAGTTTTCCCGCACGGCTTTCGGCTACGCGCCGAAAGAGGTGGACCTGCTGCTCGTGGAAGTGGCCGAGGTGCTGGGCGAGGCCGCTGACCGCCAGCGCGAGCTGGCGCGCAAGGCCAAGCGGCTCGAGGCCCAGCTCCAGGAGTACATGCAGCGGGACGAAACCCTGCGCGACACGCTCATGAGCACCCAGCGCATGGTGGACGAGCTCAAGGTCGCGGCCGGGCGCGAGGCGGAGATCATCCTCGGCGAGGCCAATGCCAAGGCGAGGGAGATCGTGCAGCGCGGCCACGAGCGTCTCGCCCAGCTGCACGAGGAGATCGAGAGCATGAAGCGCCAGCGCAACCAGTTCAAGATCCAGCTCAAAGGGCTGGTGCAGGCCCATCTGGAACTCCTGGAGAGCAGCGATCCCCAGCAGAGCCGTCTGGAGGAGCTGGAGTCCAAGGTCAGTTTTTTGAAAAAGGCGGAGTAGGGCATGGGGCTGCCTGAACCCGTGCGCCTTGCGGGCGATGGTTCCTGGCTGCTGAAGGTCTGGGCCCAGCCCGGCGCGAAGAAGAGCGAGGTGGCCGGCATCTACCAAGGCTGCCTGAAGATCCGGCTCGGCGCGCCCGCAGTGGACAACAAGGCCAACAAGGCGCTTTTGCGCTTCGTGGCCGCGTCCCTGGCCCTCAAGCAACGACAGGTGAGCCTCAAGGACGGGCACGCCAGCCGCCAGAAAACCCTGCTCATTGAATCGGAACATGAACCGCGTTGGGAGACCATGGTCCCCGCCGACGCGAGTAACCAATAACCTCAACCAAGGAGAGGCTCATGGAACAGGCTGATCTCATTTTGATCGA
This portion of the Paucidesulfovibrio longus DSM 6739 genome encodes:
- a CDS encoding DivIVA domain-containing protein; this encodes MNLSKIDLLNKKFSRTAFGYAPKEVDLLLVEVAEVLGEAADRQRELARKAKRLEAQLQEYMQRDETLRDTLMSTQRMVDELKVAAGREAEIILGEANAKAREIVQRGHERLAQLHEEIESMKRQRNQFKIQLKGLVQAHLELLESSDPQQSRLEELESKVSFLKKAE
- a CDS encoding YggT family protein; translated protein: MDLVITGLAQLVHFVLFGYQLVVIVAALITWVNPDPYNPIVRTLRTLTEPVFYRVRRWLPFVNMGGIDPLPWSSFSPWASWTS
- a CDS encoding DUF167 domain-containing protein, with protein sequence MGLPEPVRLAGDGSWLLKVWAQPGAKKSEVAGIYQGCLKIRLGAPAVDNKANKALLRFVAASLALKQRQVSLKDGHASRQKTLLIESEHEPRWETMVPADASNQ